Below is a genomic region from Medicago truncatula cultivar Jemalong A17 chromosome 3, MtrunA17r5.0-ANR, whole genome shotgun sequence.
aGCCATGTCAGGACGTGTTCTTCTCAACTTTTGTTTGACTGGCGGACACTCAGGTTTCAAAGGTAGGTGATGTACCACAATATCAGTGTCTAGACCCGGCATATCTTGGTAGGACCAGGcaaacacatcaacatattctttGAGGAGCTCTATCACTTGCTTTTTAACACTTGTTCCGAGCGATGCCCCaaccttgatttctttcttgtcttcttTGGTGCCCAAGTTAATCACTTCTAGTTCGTCCCCATAAGGCTGAATGGTCTTCCTCTCTTGTTCGAGTAGTCGAGAGATTTCGTCAGGGAtctcttcattctcttcttcctccgCCTCATACACAGGGAgctcaaagttgggagagatcATAGGGTTATGTTGTTCAACGGGTTCGTCGATTTCTAATCTGCACATGTGAtggatgatttttagaaagaagatacatgcagatttttttgaaaattcatgttgggttttttgtattaccacttttcagaaaagcataaaagaaaatgagacaaaacATCGGAAAAAAAAACgacgtttttattttattgatgataatttcTTGAAATGAAAAGCCCTAGATAAGCTCACTTTCGCTTGGGGCGGGgcgaaaggatgtttttttgaaaagaaaagcataaactaGACAAATGCATTACTTGGACAAGTGAGCAACAAAAGGAACATCTATAGCAACCCAATTGTGGCTGGATACTCCTGGCGTTATAAAACCTCGTGGCACACTTTCAGGATCATCTTCAATGATTGCATGGATAAAGCCCGAACTGTGGAAAGTGCCCTTCTTTGCTGTGGACAAACCAGTAGATGGGAAGAAACCCAAACCTTCTCGGTGCTTGTTTTCTGGAAGCTCTATCAGCTTTCCCCAGCTTGTGGACCCTCCTGCTTGTATgaccttctgagcatctttTAGAGACGAGATAGAGGCTTCATTCCTCTTGGTATTCTTATCTTCTATAGTAAACCCTTGAAAAGGTGTCCCTTCGACATCGTCTGCcccaatgaaagagaaagacgACAAATGACTCACCAATAAAGCCTCTTCACCGTTTACAGTTACTAGTTTCccattcttcacaaacttcAGCTTTTGATGCAGCGTGGATGTGACAGCCCCTGCCTCGTGAATCCAGGGTCGACCTAGTAAGCAACTATACGAAGCTTGAATGTCCATGACTTGAAAATTAACTTGGAAAACTTGTGGCCCAACTGTGATAGGTAGAACCACCTCACCAAGGACATCCTTCCTCGAGCCATCAAAAGCTTTCACCATTACCCCACTTCGTCTTAAAGGTGCGCCTTGGTAAGCGAGTTgggtataagttgttttggacaACACATTCAAAGATGATCCAGTATCCACCAGTACATTTGACAAAGCATCGGTTTTACAGTTCACAGATATATGCAGCGCCCGATTGTGGTTCCTTCCTTCTGCTGGGAGCTCTTCGTCACTGAAACTCAAGTTGTTGCATGCGGTGATGTTCCCTACTATTCCGCCAAACTGACCCACCgttacatcataatccacaaaagCTTGTTCTAAGACCTTCATTAATGCATCTTTATGGGCCTTAGAATTTAGTAATAAAGACATTATGGATATTTTGGATGGAGTCTGCATCAGTTGGTCAACAACCTTGTACTCGCTCTTCTTTATTAACTTGAGAATCTCATCAAACTCTGCACTTGTACCAGCCCCATTGGGTTGATCCACTTCTTTGGCGATACCAGCATCTTTAGTCCGAACCTCCTTGTTTATTGTAGCATCAATCTTCTTTGGGAACACTATGGGAACAACGCGCCCATTTCTCAGAACTCTACTGTCTTCAACAATATTATCCACACTAGACAAAGGCGGTATTGGAACCTCACGACCCTCTTCAATCATGgtggcattgtatttgtatggaatgGCTTTTTCAGAAGCATATGGCAGTGGACCCGGTAAGCAGATCACCAGAGGGGTGATAGTTGCCTTTCGACTGTCATAAAATACCTCCAAAGGTCCTTCGGGAGTTATTACACACACATCATCACACTTCCTTTCGACCACAAGCTCTCCTCGGTCTAGAAGCCCTTGAATATCATTTCTTACTTTCTGACATCCTCCGGAGTTCATAAGGCATATTTCACAGAGATCATGATCATGCTCAAAAAGGTCGACTTTGCATAACTTGGCATGGAACGGAACCAAGGGTGTTCTGATATGTTGAACATTCTGAATGGGACGAGTCTTTTGACAATCTTCGATCATGTTGACTGTTGCGGCACCATGATTCGGCAATGGGTTTGTTTGAACATTTGGCGCCGAGTCTGTGAAAGTTATTTTTCCATCATTGATCAACCTCTGCACTGTGCTTTTAAAGGCATAACAAGTTTCAATGTTATGGCCACGGCCCCCTTCATGGAAGTCACAAGTTTGGTCGAGTCTATACCAAGATGGTAGTTTTTCTGGGATAGGAGGAGCTGTTCTAGTTTGGACAAGGTTTTTCTTGAGTAAGCCGGGAAGTAATTCTGCATAGGTGACTGGTATTGGGTTAATCGGCATTCTTGGTGGTCGCGGTTGTTGTGGGCGTTGTTGATAaggttgttgttggaaattttgttgaggGTGTTGTTGGTATGGGAattgttggtatggttgttgaGTATTTTGTGGTGAAGGATTTTGTGGGAATTGAGGATATTGTGGTATTTGAGGATATTGCGGTATTTGAGGATATTGCGGTATTTGAGGATGgttatttgtttgttgaaaagGGTGAGAGGTGGGTGTGATGGCGGCAATGTGTTGATAggctggataagtttgttgaggCCTTCCATGAGTCACCATACCGACTTCTTGCTCTTTCTTCCTCGGGAAATGATTCCCGGTCTTCTTGGTCCCACTGGCAGGAGTTGTATTCTTTACTAAgcgtccttctcggactccttcttcTAACTGTACtcccataccaaccatctccGCGAAGCTCTTTGGTGTACTCCCGACCatctttttgtaataaaaatgattCAGAGTTTTTAGgaagagcttggtcatctcTTTCTCCTCAATTCGTGggctgacttgggcagcggtGTCTCTCCACCGTTGGGTGTACTCTTTGAACGTCTCTTTATCTCCCTGAGTCATGGCTTGGAGATCACTTCGGTCCGGAGTCATGTCTACATTGTAACTGTActgttccacaaaagcttcacaaaGGTCACGGAAAGTTTGAACCCTTGTTTTGTCTAGGTTTGTGTACCATTTTGAAGCAGGGCCGGTCAAGCTTTCTTGGAAGTAGTAAATAAGAATCTGATCATCTTGGGCATACGCAGGCATCCTTCTCACATACATTTTTAGATGTTCCTCAGGGCAAGAACTTCCTTTGTATTTCTCGAAATCTGGGATCTTGAATTTGTGAGGCACCTGCACACTCGGTACCAAACAGAGATCGTACGCAGTCTTCCCAAATTTCCCTTTTTCACGGAGGGCTTTCATGTCTCGGCGTAGTTCGTCATACTTTTCTCGTAGATCGCTTACTTCCTCGTAAGCCTCTGCATTCCCTGAATGAAAGATAGGCTCTTCGGTTTGCGGAATTGTATGTATCACAGGTGCTGAGTAGGTCATGGTGGCTGGAGTGACCCTCATGGCAGGTAGGGGTACTTGAGCCGTGTACTGGTGAGTGGGCATCTGAGCTTCACAAGTGATAGGACGAAATATCTCCCCAGCAGTGAAAGGTGGAAACCAAGGCGTGGAACGTTGCGGAGCGGACTGCGTTGGAGTGTCAGCACATAGTGTCCAAGAAGAAGATGCCTCGGCCTGCGTTCTGACAGGAGGAGGTGGAGGTGCTTGTGATCGGGCCTGCGCTTCTGTTATGGCCTGAGCTTGAGTTTGCGCTTGTGCCAATGCTTGCGCTTGTGCTTGAATCTGTGCTTGAGCTTGAGTCTGAGCTTCCgccattgtttttattaattcagCCATCTCGTCCATCCTAGTCTGCCTGGCTGTCATTTCTTCACGAAGTACCCGATTTTCCTGCTCAAGATAATCCATCTTCTTCTTTACGTTTGCTCGAGTGTAGTGAGTACGGGTTGACTTGTAGATGATACGTGGGGCCACCGTATGAAACGAGTTGACCCTTTTTCTGGAAAAGGAAGTTTGTGTGAGACTTTGATTTGAGACTATGAAATGCAGGatgatgcatgatgtttatgcaaaaatagacgtatatttttttttatcgaaggacttatgaaagtatttttgtaaatatcatagtTGAGAGTTCCATTGAATAATTCGCATACTataagataattccctttctagaCAACgaagccaagggatagactttgcaaaaaaaaaaaagataaatatctaacttaaagctaaaaacaaaaataaaagaaaaactgggAACTCTCAAGCTCTTTGAAGTAGActattcatcagaatctgaatgTGCATCTTTGAAGAACTCCCAACGCTCCCCTGCGCTGATAAATTGTGATAGCCTTGTGCTCTGAGCTCGGATCTGAacattcttttttactatttgtcGTTTCAACTTGTGAACCTCATGCTCTCGTTGCtctatctcaccactcatagtCTCCATCTTGAGCATAGCTTCATCATATTTCCTCTTCCAAGTAGCACCCACATATTCCGATCGGGCCAACTTCTCTTGACATTCCTCCACAGTTGCGGGGGCCAAGGGTAAAGCCGGAGCTGGGGTTGTTGAAGATAGGTACCTTGGCAAATGATATGGTAAGACCAGATCGGAAGCTCTATTGATGACCCATTGAGTGTAAGACCCCTGTAAAGAGTCTGATCTCCTCGCCAACTGGCTTCTATTGAGTGTGCGAATGGCATGCCATGCTTGGACAAATCTCCCTCTTTTGTTTGAGGGATCTTCATGGTTGAAGTAGAATTCACCCTGTAAGTAGATGTTATCTGGCTTAGCTTCCATTGGACATCCGAACTGACGTTTGGCAAGGATAGGATTGTAGCTGATTCCTCCTTGCGTACCGAGAAGGGGTACATTTGAGTATTCTCCACAACCGACAATGATGTTCGTGAAGTTACAAGTGGCACGGTACCAGGTTATGTCGGATGGGGTAAGGGACATGATTCTTTTGGGCCAGGAGAGATTTTCTGGGTTGGCTTGAAAGGAATGGGTCTGAGGTAAGTGAGAGGTAAACCATTTGTATAGTAAGGGTGCGCAACCAAGGATGGCTCCACGACCTACTTGGGTTCGATCGTGAATGGAATGATATATATCAGCTAACAATGTGGGGACTGGGTTCTTTGTGAGGAAAATTTGGATGGCATGGATGTCAACATAGTTATCAATATTTGGGAATAATACTAGGCCATAGATGAGTAAAGCTAGGATAGAATAGAAGGCCTcaacattgtttgttttggagaAATCGGAggcttgttggtaaagaaatttaGTAGGTAAGCTTGGGAGATTCCCTTTTAGggtaagtttttcttttatgaggGAGGTTTTGAGATGGAGGGCATTTGCAATGGTGGCAGCTTTGGGAAAGGGTTCTAAGCCAGTGAAAGGTACCTTATCAAGTACGGGTAGGCCAATTAAGTGAGAGTATTCTTCGAGGGTAGGCATAAGCTGGTAGTCGGGAAAGGTGAAACAGTGGTAAGCAGGGTCATAGAACTGGACCAAGGTCTCCAAGCACCCCTTATCGATATTTGTCCAGAGGACACCAAGCAACTTCCCATGACGATCACAAAAATTCTCCAAGCTAGTTACTTCAAATGCAAGCTTCTTTAAGTTCTCTAGATCCAATTTCCTGAATGTAAACTTCCTAGTATTTCTTCTTTCCATGcctatgatatttacaaaaacaagtATAAGCCCTTcgatatttttgatgaaaaaagataaaattatgaatgaatgcatgtatgcatgattatgcgtAGGTTAAGCTCATCATGTTGGAGTTTAAAGGTAATAAccccatttggtaaggactatggtttcatttgtacctgtatcacgggttctatcCAGTTCCCAAAGTCATCAACTACCTCCGAATGTTATCAGgttacaagactactcttgatccaataaTATCCGTAGGAAAGTttcatttgagtgtagtatcgcgtatcaactaattcaagactactcttgattagccaccgcactacgtcctaaaaaggctaagatgggttaagggtaactaaaggtcctcaacttcaacggtcacttgaaaatataatgccaacacgactattCATGCCAACATAGATTACTTTCAAGATtcctccattgagtggggttgtaccacatgaacctaaacacgagacttgactctcggaaaggcactttggttataccaccgtcctatcttatgtttctctcaagcccgggtgtagggctttatctcaccactcatatttaaaaagaaaggaagaaagagaggagataaaagatatatacaattatttccatctttatttttttgtttttgttttaagcaagttatagcacaaagaattaaataaagccaagttaggctcaaccctcttaggggaggtccccagtgaagtcgccatttctgtcgcgtcatttttcggagatcaaggctatttgattagcttttgactcactaattatttcacgactgaacatttaattttattatgaaaagggggaaaaagttcaaacaaccccatattgaaaagattttgggttcgggggttagttacataaagggaaggtattagcaccctctatgtccgtagtactctacgggaacctcttggttttatttaatttaatgtgctataacttgcttgcttttgaaaaagaagttaatgtgatgattaaaagaaaaagaaagtgagacctaatttatctacattttttattgtttggaaggacatggtcctctgcctacgtacccgtgagggatcaaaacctcgtagttcggggtagaaattgacgtttgattggtggtgtgttttttattagttttgaaaaaaggttttaaattgaaaagccaaatggcaaataagaattggtttgtgttttttattaaaagaaagatgactcaaagtataattaaattgattgatatttgattaagaaaataaaataaaaatgcggtcacttgatttggatcaaggtttattatgaaaaatgtttttgtgatttttggttatttgcatgtttttgttgtttttgaataaatgaattagaatataaactaacggagcataaagaataaaaacgcggctaccctaagttagaaatataaaatctatgactattacataaaaagcctatttacattctaaggtctgcaataaaaattaaaatgcttaaaaaaataaataaaataaataaatacgaaaaaaaagaataaaaaaaaaagggtccaaacacaaggtggggGTGCAGTAGTTGACAGGGGGTGCAGAATAACAAGCAGAAAGGGAAATTGGGCTTTAAGGAAACGAACcgggtcgcgggtcatgggtcatgggcGACCCGGTTTGgggatatataagggttgtaggggtttttttctttcatttttcatttctctttctctctcttatccctcaaatcctctcttctctctctacttctttcttcttctccggtgGAGGTGAGGGGCGGCCGGGAgaattccggcgcggtggccggcgagccatcgcggctgcgccgccgcgccggagctaaaAGCTCCtcttttttttgatttttttttggttttaagaCCGGCTCGCTCTCCTAATCTCGTTTCTTCACTCACAACACTTGAATACTACCCCTAAATTTCtagatctacaaaaaaaaaacgcgAAAATTACCTCCTTTGCGCGTGTGTCGCTTCCGTACGCTTGCTGTTTGGCTTTGTCGTGATGTTTTGTCACCGCTTGCGTGTGCGACTGTGATCTGGAAATCGTGTTTGTATCGCGATTCGGATTGCCTTTGTGCGGTTCTGGCTCCTTCTCTGTGCGCCCCCGTTCTGCTTCTTGTGCGCGTGTTTTGTTGTGTTGCTGCGTGTTGACGCTGTGtgtatgtgtttgtgcgatgcCGTGTTCTGTTGCTCTTGCTTCTGCGTTTTTTCGCGTGTTCTGCTGTGCtctgttgttctgttgttttttctgtctttttctttgttgtgcaggtctctatttatagagtgagtTTGAGGCTAGGATTTGTTACTGATGAGCAAAAAATCAGTAGTTTGTGGAGGAGAAAAAGGGAAATGCGTCTGTTTTTttactggatttgtttcagaTGAGGCAGTGTGAACTGGATTTGGACTGGAATGGAAAAGGAACAGAACGTGCATAAGGATTGAGATGAGAGACTGTTTATCTGAATTTGGACTATTTTGTTGGACTTATCTTTGGACAATTTTGGgactttaattaaaaagaaaaaattaataataaaaggataatgtctatatttttggttttaaaaaggataaaaaggaaaatttaaaatgggaataaaagaaatttaatctaaattggactaaaattaaaattagagttctaaattaaaagatggaaataaataattaaagactgagagaagagggcccgattcggaactttatgaggtatttcaaaatacctccctgccgaatttttttactgaaatgtgagtcttggtccgagttcggagacgtgtgtcagtgggaccttaggtcaaaatttggggtatgacaacaGTATATACAAACGGAACTATAATTGCTTTATAGTCGTAGATGTATGCACAATTGGCCAAACTGTGTTAACAAATATCGTATGATcattgtctttttcttttgttctcttatttaatctttttgttactagttgttttaaaaaataagttaaaatagTTTTCATCAAATTGAGTAGTGTTTTTTGATACATGGTTCCGACTTTATAGTATTACGAAGTGTAAGAGGTCATTAGTAAGGTATCTTCAAGACCCTTCCCATCAATGTCTTTCTAATCATTCTTCTTTGATAAAATAAGTAATGGCATTCAACATGACCTATTGAAGCATATTTAACTATCAACGTTTAAAATGTCATTCTTCTAACAAAAACATTGTCAGCAATGTGACATTTATCCATTAAAGCTTCTTAGTAAATCAATACTTGTGATGTCATTATTCCTTGATAAACAAAGTGATGACACATAGCATCGATATGTTGAAGCAATCAACTACAATGGAAGAAGAATACATGGGAGGGGACATTGCACATTGTTTATTAAATGTGCGAGCACGCATGCACATTGAAACATGTAATACAAAATCATTGAGttgtgtgttatttgaacattcatttatatgacaatttttgagacaattaaaattttacaaagaaaatgaagtatTGATATAAAAaccaaagtaatagagagaaagtaaaaatataataagagtatgaaagaaaaagttatcacaaaagttgtcaagaaataattgttcaaatattatttctcaattaatattattctcacaatgattgtttatgaaatgttaatattgaaaataatttaagaatAAATGATAATCAAGACATGTGGTAATTTCAAAAGATACAAACAGTTAGGAAACAATTCCTTTATAAGTAATTACTTAGGTTGGTGTGGATGCTCTCTTGGCTAAGCTGCGTGCGAAACAAATAGCGATTGATATTTATCATAATCGAGGTTACACAATGTGATTTCTGAAAATGATTGTTTGGAAACCGTGAATATCTTCATTGGTTTCAGTAGCCATACCTTACATATTCATGCTTCAACCATTCTTCATATCTCGGAGGCCTTACAACAAGAAGagaattttacttttttctagTGCATATTTTGCCTGAGCAAAATACGAGTGTAGACTGCAAACTTGATGACTAAAGAAGGCTTTCATTTGACTTCTACCGTTTGCTGAAACCGTCCTCCACCAAGTATGGAATCACTCATTCTAAAAGACAAACTTAGAACTtaaattttcttccatttctatttttttctttcttttctaatttTCGTTACTTTGTAACCCtgccaaaaaaattacttaGGTTTCCTAAAACACTACAACACCATTACAACATTTTGAGggcaaaagaaaacatcaaaacaaaacaaaacaacatgcaaatataaaaatattttgatttggtcATTGATGGTTTGTTATAACCCCAAGAAATatattcatattgaaattgttttctattatttttatttgagtcTTTATTTTGAGAGGTTAAATTAAATAACCTATATGTTACAAGGATCAAATCCAAActaaatcaattctacaaggATTAAAATCAAAACGCTTTTTGATGGGGGTCGAGGTTTGAatattgttcataccaactgagttaaactcacgatgaCAAAATCAAAATGCTTAATATTTATAGGACATTTTGcatatttaagtttgtttttaaaagctCATGTTAACCGTTATTGTTTTTCAGTACCATGCCAACATAAAGACACGTGTCCTTCTTAGTGGGAATGtataatataaagaaaaattatttgaagaaaaaaggtGATGTTGGAGCATAAAGCTCGAAAGCTTTCGGTTGTCATGGCCTCATAGGTCAACCAATTTTGGATTAATATTATACGAAAAATAACTACTCCTCCCGTCTCATAATTATTGTctctttaatattatttttttttaaataattgtactATAATATCaatgtaatatttattattttttcactattatacttttatttattgaatttcatccaacttaacttttccactaactacaattaataaaggtgttttagtaaatactactaattttaccgttgaaatcaacacaattaatcattttttaataatcgtgcacaaaTCTTAAATGACTAATATTATGAGACGGTGGGAGTACCAGTTTTTCGTTAGTTTTTAATACAAAAGCACAGGTGAgggaaaatttaaattaattaaactaaGATTAACACTTAATGTCTAACTTTGAGCCGAGTGGTTAAAGGTGCTTTTGATAATGCTAGGGCCGGCCGCATGGTTGATTAAGCTTTTTAATACTCatagattttctttttgttgacaAAGCTCGTTGATTTCTTATTCATTTTTTTCGATAGTTTAAGGTTTGTTTGTTATCCTTATCTCTTTAACTGTAGGGATttctttatttgataaaatatagaaatttgtttattcatattttagaaattaaaatatttgacttttttaataaatatattttaattaaaaatgtttaaaaagttCTC
It encodes:
- the LOC120579502 gene encoding uncharacterized protein; the encoded protein is MDYLEQENRVLREEMTARQTRMDEMAELIKTMAEAQTQAQAQIQAQAQALAQAQTQAQAITEAQARSQAPPPPPVRTQAEASSSWTLCADTPTQSAPQRSTPWFPPFTAGEIFRPITCEAQMPTHQYTAQVPLPAMRVTPATMTYSAPVIHTIPQTEEPIFHSGNAEAYEEVSDLREKYDELRRDMKALREKGKFGKTAYDLCLVPSVQVPHKFKIPDFEKYKGSSCPEEHLKMYVRRMPAYAQDDQILIYYFQESLTGPASKWYTNLDKTRVQTFRDLCEAFVEQYSYNVDMTPDRSDLQAMTQGDKETFKEYTQRWRDTAAQVSPRIEEKEMTKLFLKTLNHFYYKKMVGSTPKSFAEMVGMGVQLEEGVREGRLVKNTTPASGTKKTGNHFPRKKEQEVGMVTHGRPQQTYPAYQHIAAITPTSHPFQQTNNHPQIPQYPQIPQYPQIPQYPQFPQNPSPQNTQQPYQQFPYQQHPQQNFQQQPYQQRPQQPRPPRMPINPIPVTYAELLPGLLKKNLVQTRTAPPIPEKLPSWYRLDQTCDFHEGGRGHNIETCYAFKSTVQRLINDGKITFTDSAPNVQTNPLPNHGAATVNMIEDCQKTRPIQNVQHIRTPLVPFHAKLCKVDLFEHDHDLCEICLMNSGGCQKVRNDIQGLLDRGELVVERKCDDVCVITPEGPLEVFYDSRKATITPLVICLPGPLPYASEKAIPYKYNATMIEEGREVPIPPLSSVDNIVEDSRVLRNGRVVPIVFPKKIDATINKEVRTKDAGIAKEVDQPNGAGTSAEFDEILKLIKKSEYKVVDQLMQTPSKISIMSLLLNSKAHKDALMKVLEQAFVDYDVTVGQFGGIVGNITACNNLSFSDEELPAEGRNHNRALHISVNCKTDALSNVLVDTGSSLNVLSKTTYTQLAYQGAPLRRSGVMVKAFDGSRKDVLGEVVLPITVGPQVFQVNFQVMDIQASYSCLLGRPWIHEAGAVTSTLHQKLKFVKNGKLVTVNGEEALLVSHLSSFSFIGADDVEGTPFQGFTIEDKNTKRNEASISSLKDAQKVIQAGGSTSWGKLIELPENKHREGLGFFPSTGLSTAKKGTFHSSGFIHAIIEDDPESVPRGFITPGVSSHNWVAIDVPFVAHLSK